One Vigna unguiculata cultivar IT97K-499-35 chromosome 7, ASM411807v1, whole genome shotgun sequence genomic region harbors:
- the LOC114191574 gene encoding protein NPGR2 has protein sequence MKCLRSGESLGGADEVFPSSGSLASATKDFSASENSCLGEHIDKKPDTGNIEEAESSLRESGVLNYEEARALLGRYEYQKGNIVAALHVFEGIDIGVVTPKIKIALSRSRERRKKHSQNHAEPQMSIHSVGLLLESVFLKAKSLQILERFKEAAQSCKVILDIVESSLPEGLPDNFGAECKLQETLNKAVELLPELWKLADCPREAILSYRRALLHQWNLDAETIAKIQKEFVIFLLYSGGEATPPNLRSQMDGSFVPRNNIEEAILILMILLRKVTLNRIEWDPSILDHLSFALSVSGDLTALANQLEELFPRTIPRSERYYTLALCYYGAGRDLVALDFLRKLLRSREDQDHVPGLLMASKICSENCSLAEEGVSFAKRVLQNLDGRCNQLEDHGNFFLGVSLSAQSKLAVSDSERVKGQSEALHALETAARTRNPLVLYHLSLEYAEQRKLDAALHYAKCCIKLEGGSNIKGWLLLARILSAQKQFLDAESIIDSALDQTGKWDQGDLLRTKAKLQIAQCKLRNAIETYTQLLAVLQIQSKGFGSGKKLYKDNRDRARNLEVEIWHDITYVYISLLQWHDAEVCLSKSKAIKPLSASRCHAIGVMYEAKGHYKEALKSYGDALDIDPGHVLSLVSSAVVLKRCSSHSNPTVKSFLMEALRHDRFNASAWYNLALLHKAEGTSSSLVEAAECFQAAHFLEESEPVEPFR, from the exons ATGAAGTGTCTACGGTCAGGAGAGTCGTTGGGAGGAGCTGATGAAGTGTTTCCTTCATCTGGATCTCTTGCAAGTGCAACCAAGGACTTTTCAGCTAGTGAAAACTCTTGCTTAGGTGAACACATTGATAAGAAGCCGGACACTGGGAACATAGAAGAAGCTGAATCATCCTTACGTGAGAGTGGTGTCTTGAACTATGAG GAagctagagctctgctaggaaGATATGAATATCAGAAAGGAAATATAGTAGCTGCTTTACATGTCTTTGAGGGAATAGACATAGGTGTTGTGACTCCTAAGATCAAAATTGCCCTTTCCAGAAGCAGAGAACGCCGCAAGAAACATTCTCAAAATCATGCTGAACCGCAAATGTCTATACATTCTGTTGGCTTACTATTGGAATCTGTCTTCCTCAAAGCAAAATCTTTGCAGATTCTTGAAAGGTTTAAAG AAGCTGCCCAATCTTGCAAAGTTATTTTGGATATAGTGGAATCTTCATTACCCGAAGGCTTGCCTGATAATTTCGGTGCTGAATGTAAATTACAGGAGACCCTGAACAAGGCAGTTGAGCTGCTTCCAGAATTATGGAAACTTGCTGATTGTCCACGTGAAGCAATTTTGTCTTACCGACGAGCACTACTTCATCAATGGAATCTTGATGCAGAGACCATAGCAAAAATTCAGAAAGAATTTGTTATTTTCCTTCTTTACAGTGGAGGAGAAGCCACACCACCCAATCTCCGGTCCCAAATGGATGGCTCATTTGTACCTAGAAATAACATAGAAGAGGCTATACTTATCTTAatgattttgttaagaaaagtCACTCTAAATAGAATTGAGTGGGATCCTTCAATTTTAGACCACCTCTCATTTGCTCTGTCAGTTTCTGGAGATTTGACAGCTTTAGCCAATCAATTGGAAGAATTGTTTCCACGGACAATTCCTAGAAGTGAAAGGTACTACACTCTAGCTCTTTGTTATTATGGAGCTGGTAGAGATCTGGTAGCACTGGATTTTCTCAGAAAGTTGTTGAGGAGTAGAGAGGACCAAGACCATGTTCCTGGTTTGTTAATGGCTTCTAAGATTTGTTCTGAGAACTGTTCTCTTGCAGAAGAAGGAGTAAGCTTTGCCAAGCGAGTGCTTCAGAACTTGGATGGCAGATGTAATCAGCTAGAAGATCATGGTAATTTCTTTCTTGGTGTCTCACTTTCAGCCCAGTCGAAATTGGCAGTTTCTGATTCTGAAAGGGTTAAGGGACAATCTGAGGCACTTCATGCCCTAGAAACTGCTGCCAGAACAAGAAACCCCCTTGTACTATACCATCTCAGTCTAGAATATGCAGAACAAAGGAAGTTGGATGCTGCACTTCATTATGCAAAATGCTGCATAAAACTGGAAGGTGGTTCTAATATTAAAGGATGGTTGTTGTTAGCCCGGATACTGTCTGCTCAAAAACAGTTTCTGGATGCCGAATCTATCATCGATTCTGCTTTGGATCAAACTGGAAAATGGGATCAGGGTGATTTGTTGCGAACAAAAGCTAAACTTCAAATTGCACAGTGCAAGTTAAGGAATGCCATTGAGACATATACTCAGCTTCTTGCTGTTCTTCAAATTCAGAGTAAAGGTTTTGGTTCTGGAAAGAAGCTATATAAG GACAATAGAGATCGTGCTAGGAACTTGGAAGTGGAAATATGGCATGATATTACTTATGTATATATCAGTCTTTTACAGTGGCATGATGCAGAGGTGTGCCTTTCAAAATCCAAGGCAATCAAACCACTCTCTGCATCTAGATGTCATGCAATAG GCGTAATGTACGAAGCTAAGGGCCATTACAAAGAGGCTCTAAAATCTTATGGTGATGCTTTGGACATTGATCCTGGCCATGTCCTTAGCTTAGTCTCCAGTGCTGTAGTTCTTAAACGATGTAGTAGTCACTCAAATCCAACAGTTAAAAGCTTTCTGATGGAAGCACTACGACACGACAGATTCAATGCTTCTGCTTGGTATAATCTTGCTCTTCTTCACAAAGCTGAGGGCACATCATCATCATTAGTTGAAGCTGCAGAATGTTTTCAAGCTGCACATTTTCTTGAAGAATCTGAACCTGTTGAACCTTTCAGATGA